Proteins encoded by one window of Candidatus Cloacimonadota bacterium:
- a CDS encoding ATP-binding cassette domain-containing protein — MNNIIQVRDLITEYNEKRILDRISLDVPRGKIFVILGGSGCGKTTLLKHIIGLLYPVSGSIKLFNEEIIGMEEDDFDKILIRTGMLFQAGALLNSLTIRENVAIPLRQHTDLSEELIQRIIRIKLHLVELDHAIDLHPSELSGGMQKRAALARSLALDPDILFCDEPSAGLDPITSAAIDALLIKLKEQLNMTIVVVTHVIESVRRIADEIIFLDKGKALFSGNFEEAKKSEIPQLQQFFKL, encoded by the coding sequence ATGAATAATATAATCCAAGTAAGAGATTTAATTACAGAATATAACGAGAAACGGATTCTCGACCGGATATCTCTCGATGTACCCAGAGGAAAAATATTTGTGATTCTCGGAGGAAGCGGCTGCGGAAAAACCACCCTGCTGAAGCATATAATCGGGCTTTTGTATCCGGTTTCAGGCTCTATAAAATTATTTAACGAGGAGATTATCGGTATGGAAGAAGATGATTTTGACAAAATTCTTATCCGTACCGGAATGTTATTTCAAGCGGGAGCTTTGCTCAACTCCTTGACAATTCGGGAGAATGTAGCAATTCCTTTACGGCAGCATACTGATCTTTCGGAAGAATTAATTCAAAGGATTATTCGCATAAAGTTGCATCTCGTGGAGTTAGATCACGCAATTGACCTTCATCCTTCAGAACTTTCCGGTGGAATGCAAAAAAGAGCAGCCCTTGCCAGATCTCTTGCTCTTGACCCGGATATTCTTTTTTGCGATGAGCCTTCTGCCGGTTTGGACCCCATCACCTCTGCTGCTATTGACGCTCTTCTGATAAAATTAAAAGAGCAGTTGAATATGACAATCGTAGTCGTTACCCACGTTATAGAAAGTGTGCGCAGAATCGCCGACGAAATAATTTTTCTCGATAAAGGCAAAGCTTTATTTAGCGGAAATTTTGAAGAAGCAAAGAAATCAGAAATTCCTCAGTTGCAACAATTTTTTAAATTATAA